The genomic DNA CAACACCTCGATGCGCCGCCCCTGCAACGCGTTCCAGTCGACGCCGACCGCCTGCGCGCGCTCGGCGAGCAGCGCCGCGTCGCCGAGCACGGTGAAGTGCGCGTCGGGCCAGTGCGCGCCGGCTGCCGCCAGCGCCTGCGCGGTCAATTCGGGACCCACGCCTGCCGGTTCGCCGGTCGTGATCGCGATATTCAGCGACCCGGAACGCGGAGAAGAAAAAACAGCAGGCGAGGTGTCGGTCGTCATAACTTCCGTGATTGCACGAGTGACTTCATTGGGCTACTTCGGGCTACTTCATCGTGTTACTGCGACGACTTACTGCACCGAGCTGCCGGGCGCAGTCTTGTAGTCGACATACGCCGTGTCGCGCAGTTCGCGCAGCCAGTCGGCGTAAGCCTGCTCCGCCTTGCGCTGGCCGATTGCCTGGCGCGCAAGATCCATCTGCTGCGCGACCGAGCCTTCCGCTTCACGGCGGCCGAGCACCTCGATAAGGTGGTAACCGTATTCAGTACGCACCGGATCGCTGATCTGGCCGTCCTTCAGGCTGTTCATCGCGCGCTCGAATTCAGGCACCGTCTCGCCCGGGCTCACCCAGCCAAGATCGCCGCCTTGCGACGCCGAACCGTCCTGCGAATAGGTACGCGCGAACTTGCTGAAGTCGCCGCCGTCCTGGATTTCCTTCTTGATCTCGAGCAGCTTCTCGCGTGCCTGCGGCTCTGACTGCCCGTCGCCGACGCGCAGCAGAATATGGAGCACGTGCGTTTGCACGAGCCGCGCCGAATCGCCGGTCACCGTCTGCCCGCCCGAGCGGCGGTCGACCAGCCGCACGATTTCGAAGCCATCGTTCGTGCGAATGACCGACGGATTCACCTGACCCGCACGCAGCGTCGAGGCCGCCGTGACGAATTCCGGCGGCAGCTTGGCCGGCGGCAGGAAGCCCATGTCGCCGCCCTTGCTCGCGTCGGTTGCCTGCGAGTTCGACTTTGCAAGCTTTTCGAAATCATTGCCGCTGCCGCTCATGGCCTGCTTCAGCAGATCGTCAGCTTTCTTCTGCGCGGCTTCGATATCGGTTTGCGGCGCATTGAGCGGCGCCTTCAGGAAGATATGCTCGAAACGCAGGTCGCTCGTGCTGCCCGCGCTCGGTCCGCGCTGGCTCGCGATGTAGTTCGCGACCTCGGCGTCGGATACCGTGACCTTGCTGTCCACTTCCTTTTCGCGCAGACGCTGCAGAATCAGCTCGGTTTTCGCGTCGCCGCTGAACGTCGTCCAGGGCACGCCTTCGGCCTCGATGCGCGAGCGGTACACCGCGAGCGTCATGTTGTTCGCCTGCGCGAGACGCTCGAGCGTGCGCTGCACGGTGGCGTCGTCGACGGTGATGTTGTCCTCGCGCGCCTTCTGCAGCTGGATGCGTTCGAGCACCATCTGGTTCAGCACCTGCTGGCGCAGCTGATCCACGGGCGGAACCGGCGCGTGCTGCTGGTTCAGACGCCGCGTGATGAGACCCATGCGCTCATCGAGTTCGCGTTGCGTAATCACGCCATTGTTGACCACGGCAGCAATCGTATCGACCGTCTGGCCGCTGCCGTTATCGAGCGCCTGCGCGTGCGCGGGGCCCGCCAGCATCAGGAACGCGGCAGCCGCGAACCCGGTCGCGAACGATGCCGAACGAAGCTTTTTCATGATTCCCACAGATACTCCAAATGATGTCGGGCTTTGGTGCCGCGGGCATTATCCGCCCATGACATTACCGCCCGTATCCTCGTATTTTATAAGCCCGCAAAACCGGTCATTCAAAATTGTTGAAGCGCGACTCGGGCGGCGGTGGCGGCGGCGGCGGCGTATAGCCAGCGACGCTCGTACGGAACGCGGACACAAGGCCGTTGTCGACGCTCGACAGGCCCTTCAACGTCAACTGCGCGAGGAAACGCGTCGCCGACGTTGCCAGGCCCTGCGTGTTGACCCCGTTCGCGTACTTCTGCACACCGACGCCGAGCGTCCAGCAATCGGCGTCGTACTGCATGCCGATGAGGCCATCGACGAGCCGGTGGCCTTGCAGGTCGTAATTGACGCGGCCCACCGCGAACACGCGGTGCGACAGCGGCCATTGCCCCGAGATCAGGATCTGGTTGATCGGCTGGTTTTCGAGCGTCGTGTTGGCGCGCGTGTAACGGTAGCCGAGGTTGATCACCTTGCCCGTTTCGGGACTGAACCCGAAGCCGATGCTCGATTTCACCAGCTGATTGTTGTCGGCATTATATTGGAACGCCGTTTCCTGCGCGAAACCATAGCCGAGCTTGAACGACGCCCCCGCGATCAGGTCCGAATGGCGTGCCGTCGATTCCGCCTGACCCGGCAGAAGCGTAACGCGCTGGTCCGTGAAGTAGTACTGCTGCGCGATCACGAAACGCGCGCGTTCGTCACCGGTCGCCGCGTTGATGAAGCGCGTCGTCAACGCCGCGGTCACGCGGTTCGCATCGGAGATGCGGTCGTCGCCGACGAACGTGTTCGGCTGGAAGATCTCGGCGAGGCCGAAGTCCGAATCGGCGGTATCGAAGAGCGGCGCGTCGTTCTGATTGCGGAACGGCGTGTACACGTAGTACAGCCGCGGCTCGAGCGTCTGGATATAGTCCGTGCCGAAGATGCGCACCGACCGGTCGAAGATCAGGCCCGTATCGAACGAAAACGTCGGAATCGATTCGGTGAAGTTCTTCGGCTGCCCCGCGACCGAATTCGTGCCGAGGTTGCTCAGGTTGTACGACGCGAAGTGCCACTGCACCTTCGGCGTGACGAAGTAGCCGGGCCCGACCACCGAGTACGCGAGGTACGGATCGAAGACGACGCGGTCGCCTTCGGTCATGTTGTCCGCAGTGATGCGGAAGCGCGAGTAGTCGGCCGTCGCTCCGTAGTCGAAGCCGTTGACGTCGTACTTCGCGTAGTTGACCCGCAACTCCGGCTCGCGGCCGTACGGCGGCGTCGAGCCTTGCAGCGTCTGCCAGTGCTGTTCGCGCGCGAGCACGGACCACGGACCGCTGTTGTACGTCAGGCCGGCTTCCTGCTGATACAGCAGCTGCGTACCGTTGAGGAACTGGTTCGTCGACGACGCCAGATCCTCCGGATACGTGTTGTCCGATACCTTGTTGTAGTAGACGTAGCCGCCGAACCCGCCGCCGAAGTTCTGGTTGTGCTGGATGTAAATCGCGTAGCGGTTCGTCTTCGTGATCGCGTCGTCGGGCAGGAACTGGCCCGTGATCGACCCGCTATACGTCGGCGACAGGTAGCGGTAGTTGACGTCCGTCAGCACGCCGCGCCGCGAGATGATCCGCGGCGTGATCGTCAGATCGCGGTTCGGCGCGATGTTGAAGTAGTACGGCAGCGACAGTTCGAAGCCGTTGTTCGAACTCACCGAGAAGGTCGGCGGCAGCAAACCGCTGCGGCGATCGCCCGTCAGCGGGAACGACATCCACGGGCTCGCGAAAATCGGCACGCCCTGGAAGAACAGCACGCCGTTGTGCGCGACGCCTTCTTCGGCACCGGTGTCGAAATCGAATTCAGTGCCTTTGATGTACCACGCAGGATCGTTTTCGCACGCGCACGCTGTGTACGTTGCGTTCGAAAACACCGAGCGCTCGTTGTCGAGCAGATCGACGCGTTCCGCGCTGCCCGAACCGCCCGTCGCCGTGAAGTGATACTTCGGCGCGGTCATGAAACCTTCATTCGACTCGACTTTCAGGTGCGCCTCGGGGCCGACGAACAGCGCGCCGCTGCCGAAGACGCGCACATGGCCGTACGCATCGGCCATGTCGGTATCCTGATCGTAGTGCAGCGCGTCGCCCTTGATGACCGAGGTGGCCTGACGCACTTCGGCCGAACCTTTCGCCGCCATGTCGCGATCGGCAGTGCCGGTGGTCGCATCGCCGAGCACGAAGGTCGCGGCGCGCTCGCCGGTCGGCACAGTATGGTCTTCGAGTTGCGGGGCCAGCCGCAGATCCCACGGCGAGTTGTCGAGCGGCTGCGCCTGCGCCGCTTCACCCACAAGCTGGGCGTGCGAGAGCGCAGGAAAGAGGCCGGGCACGGCAATGAGTGCCGCGACGAGCCGCCTTGTGCGCGGCAAGCCGTCGCAAGAAGATGGGTAAGGGAAAAGCTTTCTAGGCGGCATGTATTCGTTTGGCGAATCGGCCCCACCATCAGCTCATGCAGTCACAGTTACCGCCTGCACAAGCGACCCCGGCGACCGGTGGAGTGCGTTGCGCAAATTGTTCGATCTATTCCAGCGGTGAGGCGGGCGGTCAAACGAGTTATGCGAAGGCTGGCGCGAGCCGCGTCAAAAAAGTCGTGGGGTATTATATGGCAAGACGTTCTCTATCCCGTTTTCAGCCCCGATTTTCATGACGCCGAGCTCCGCTCCCGCATCCGCTTCCACCGCCCACACCCACTCCGCCCGACTCGCGCTGCTGACCGCCTGGCTTCGCAGCCACGCCGACCGCTACGGTCTCGATCTCGCCACGCTCGCGCCCGCTTCGGCCGACGCCAGCTTTCGCCGCTATTTCCGGCTGGGTGCGAGCGCGGTCGCGAATGCGTCGGGCGCCGGCGCTGCTGCCGCGCCGGACTCCACGGGCACGCCGTCCGCGGCCAGTTCGTCCGCTGCCGCGACGACGTTGATCGCCGTCGACGCCCCGCCGCCCGAGAAATGCCGCGAGTTCGTGCAGGTCGCGCGGCTGCTCGAAGCGGCCGGCGTGCACGTGCCGCGCGTGCTTGAAGTGGATTTCGACGCCGGTTTCATGCTCGTCACCGATCTCGGCAGCGAACCGTATCTAACGGCGCTCAACGAAGGCAACGCGCGCCAGCTCATGCGCGACGCGATCGACGCGCTGATCCGCTGGCAGCTCAGTTCGCGGGAAGGCGAACTGCCGCCGTTCGACGAAGCCTTCATGCGCCGCGAAATGGAGCTGATGCCCGAATGGTTCATCACGCGCCATCTGGGCCGCGAAGTCGACGAGGCCACGCGCGGCGTGCTCGATCGCACGTTTGCGCTGCTCGTCGCGAGCGCCAGTGCGCAGCCGCATGTGTACATGCTGCGCGATTTCATGCCGCGCAACCTGATGATCGCGAGCCCGAACCCCGGCGTGCTCGACTTTCAGGATGCGGTGTACGGGCCGATCACCTATGACATCGCGTCGTTGTTGCGTGACGCGTTCCTGAGCTGGGACGAGGCCTTCGAGCTCGACTGTTTCGCGTACTACTGGGAACACGCAAAGAAAGCGGGCCTGCCCGTCGATGCCGACTTCGGCGAGTTCTACCGGCAACTCGAATGGATGGGCCTGCAGCGGCATATCAAGGTGATGGGCCTCTTCTGCCGCATCAACTATCGCGACAGCAAGCCGCACTACATGAAAGACCTGCCGCGCTTTATCGACTACGCGCGCAAGGTCTCGCAGCGCTATGCGCCGCTCGCGCCGTTCGCCAGGCTGCTCGACGACCTCGAAGGCCACGCGAACGAAGTCGGCTACACATTCTGACCCGAGCGATGACCACACCGGCCACCGACCCGACCTTGACGACGGCGATGATCTTCGCGGCGGGCCGCGGCGAGCGCATGCGTCCGTTGACGGACACCTGCCCGAAGCCTCTGCTCGAAGCGGGCGGCAAACCGCTGATCGTCTGGCAGATCGAACGGCTTGCGGTCGCGGGCCTGCGCACGATCGTGATCAATCATGCGTGGCTCGGCGAGCGCATCGAGGCCGCACTCGGCGACGGCTCGCGCTGGGGCGTGCAACTGCGTTATTCGGCCGAAGGCGAGGCGCTCGAAACGGCCGGCGGCATCGCGCAGGCGCTGCCCTTGCTCGAACAGGCGGGCCGCGCGGAAATTTTTGTCGGCGTGGCTGGCGACGTCTATGCGGACTTCGACTACGCGATGCTGCACACGCATGCCGCGCGTCTCGCGAAGCAGCCCCAGCCCGGCATGCATCTCGTGATGGTGCCGAACCCGGCGTTTCATCCGAACGGCGATTTCGTGCTGCGCGATGGCGCGCTGTCGCTCGATGGCGCGCCGCGCTTCACGTTCGGCAGCATCGCGCTGTACGACACACGCATGTTTCACGATCTGCCGCGCGGCACGCGGCGCGCGCTGACGCCCTACTATCGCGAGACCATTGCGCAAGGCCGCGCAAGCGGCGAGTTGTATGAAGGGCGCTGGGAGAATGTCGGCACGCCCGCGCAGTTGCAGGCGCTCGATACGGCGTTGCGGGCAGCAAGTGCCGGCGGCGCGAGCCAGACTGCCTAAGCGGACAAGCGGGCGTGGGATAAGTTGCGGCACGAACCTTGGGCGGTAGTAGCGTCGCCCATCAAGTCGCTGCGCGCCAGCCGCTACATTGCGATCTCCAGCTTGCCGCTTTCGCGCGTAAGCTCCATCACCGCGCGACGCGAACCTCGCTCACGTGCTCGCCGGCCTCCGCGCCCTCTTCGCCCTCCACCGCTTGCGTCTGTTCCGCGCGTTGCTGCTGCAGCGCCCACATCTGCGCAAAGAGGCCGCCCATCCGGATCAGTTCCGAATACGTACCGCGTTCGACGATGCGTCCGCGGTCCATCACGATAATCTGCTGCGCGTGCACGACGGTAGACAGCCGGTGCGCGATGATCAGCGTGGTGCGCTCGCGCGCGATCTGGTCGAGTTCGTGCTGGATCGCGCGCTCGGAGCGCGAATCGAGCGCGGACGTTGCTTCGTCGAACAGCAGGATCGGCGGGTTCTTCAGCAGCGTGCGCGCGATCGCGACGCGCTGCTTCTCGCCGCCCGACAGCTTGAGTCCGCGTTCGCCGACCGGCGTGTCGTAGCCGCGCGGCAGGCTGTCGATGAAATCGTGGATATGCGCGGCACGCGCGGCCGCGATCACTTCGTCGCGGCTCGCCTCAGGCCGGCCGTACGCGATGTTGTAGTAGATCGTATCGTTGAACAGCACCGTATCCTGCGGCACGATGCCGATCGCCGCGCGCAACGAATCCTGCGTGACGTCGCGAATATCCTGCCCGTCGATTGTGATCGAACCGCCCGCTGCACGGTCGAGATCGTAGAAGCGGAATAGCAGCCGTGCGAGCGTCGATTTGCCCGAGCCGCTGTGGCCGACCACGGCCGTTGTCGTGCCGGCCGGAATCGTGAAGCTCACGTCGTGCAGGATCGGCCGCGCGGCCTCATAGCTGAAATTCACGCCGCTGAACCGCACCTCCGCGCCGCTCACCGCGAGCGCGGGCGCCTGCGGCGCGTCGGCCACTTCGCGCGGCGCGCCGAGCAGCGTGAACATGCGGTCCATGTCGGTCAGGCTCTGCTTCAGCTCGCGGTACACGACGCCGAGAAAATTGAGCGGAATGTACAGCTGCAGCATGAAGGTGTTGATCAGCACGAGGTCGCCGAGCGTCAGGCGCCCCGCCATCACGCCTTGCGTCGCGCGCCACAGGATAAATACGAGGCCGGTGCCGATGATGGCCTGCTGCCCGAAATTGAGCGCGGACAGCGAATTCTGCGACTTGATCGCGGCGGCGCGAAAGTGCTTGAGGTTTTCGTCGTAGCGCCTCGCTTCCCATTCCTCGTTGCCGAAATACTTGACGGTTTCGAAGTTCAGCAACGAATCGATGGCGCGTGAATTGGCGCGCGAATCGAGTTCGTTCATCGAGCGTCGCAAATGCGTGCGCCATTCGGTCACCTTCACCGTGTACGTGATGTACGCGGCCAGCGCGATCAACGTGACGATCGCGTAGTACGCCTCGTATTTCACGACGAAGAAGCCGAGCACGAGCCCAACTTCGACGAGCGTCGGCAGGATGCTGTACAGCGAGTACGAAATAAGCTGCGTGATGCCGCGCGTGCCGCGTTCGATATCGCGCGACATGCCGCCCGTCTGCCGTTCGAGATGGAACCGCAGCGACAGCGCATGCAGATGACGGAACACCTTCAGCGCAAGCTGCCGCACCGCGCTTTCGGTGACCTTCGAAAAGAGGATTTCGCGCAGCTCGGTGAAGAGCGACGTCGAGAGCCGCACCACGGCATACGCGACCACGAGCAGACCCACGCCGCTTAGCAGTACGACGCCCGGCGCGTGGTCGGCGCGCCCGAGCGCGGTCAGATGCTGGACCGACGCGAGGCCGTCCACAATGCGCTTCATCACGATCGGCACGCCGAGGTTCGCGACCTTCGCGCCGATCAGGCAGCTAAGCGCGAGCGCGACGCGCCATTTGTAGGTGGCGAGATATGGCAGTAGCGACACGATCGTCTGCCAGTCGTTACGCGGCTGGTTCGAGATCGGCGCGGGTTCTCGGGGTGGGGCGAGACGGCGCATCGTTTTATGAGGGAAAGCGCGGCGGAGAAGCCACCGCGCCGCTCGCACGGCACGCCTGACCCGGGCGTGCGCTTTCCCGTACAATTCGTGATCCCTGTATTGTCGCAGAAGCCGGCTAGCCTCGCTGCGCGTGGATTCCCGATGCCGGCTCGCGCTCCCGATGGATTCCCCATGACCGATCTGAACCAGCTCCCGCAGAAGTCCTGTGCATTGCGCGTGATGCCGCAGCCCTCCGACGCGAACGTCCACGGCGACGTGTTCGGCGGCTGGATCATGGCGCAGGTCGACCTCGCCGGTTCGATTCCGGCGGGCCGGCGCGCGAACGGACGCGTCGCGACGGTCGCGGTCAACTCGTTCGTGTTCAAACAGCCGGTATTCGTCGGCGATCTGCTCAGTTTTTATGCCGACATCGTGAAGACCGGCAACACGTCGGTGACGGTCGCGGTCGAGGTGTACGCGCAGCGGATGAGCATCGCGCAGGAAGTGGTGAAGGTGACCGAAGCGACCCTCACCTATGTCGCCACCGATAGCGACCGCCGGCCGCGCGCCTTGCCGCCGCTCGACTAACGCGCGGTTCGGCTCTTACGCGGCGCTCGACTAACGCGCCGCTCGACTCACATGCGGCGTCGACTAACGTCTACGCGTTGACGGGCGCCGCGCCTGCGCCCTGCTGCAGCATGCCCGGAATCGCGTCGCGCGGCAGCGGCTTCGCGAAGAAGAAGCCCTGCATCTCGTCGCACGCGCGCTCCTTCAGGAAATCGAGCTGCGCGGACGTCTCGACGCCTTCCGCGATCACCTGCATCTTCAGCGAATGCGCGAGCGCGATGATCGCCGACGTGATCGTCTCGTCGTCGTTCGATACGCCGATATCGGACACAAACGAGCGGTCGATCTTGAGCCGGTCGACCGGAAAGCGCTTCAGATAGCTGAGGCTCGAATAGCCGGTGCCGAAGTCGTCGATCGCCAGACCGATGCCCAGCGCGTGCAGTTCGTTCAGCATCGTCACCGCTTCTTCGGCATTGCGCATGATCGTGCTTTCGGTCAGTTCGAGCTCGAGGTATTGCGGCGCGAGCCCGGTTTCCGCGAGCACCTGCTTGACCAACTTGGCGACATTGCGCTGCTGGAAGTGCCGCGCGGACAGATTCACCGAGACGCGCGCGGGCGGCAAGCCTTCGTCCTGCCACGCCTTGTTCTGCCGGCACGCCTCGCGCAGCACCCACTCCGACAGCGGCCCGATCAGGCCGCTTTCTTCCGCGACCGGAATAAACGATGACGGCGGCACGAGACCGACTTCCGGATCGCGCCAGCGCACGAGCGCCTCGACGCCGACGATCTGTCCGCTATTGATATCGACCTGCGGCTGGTAGTGCAGCAGGAATTCGTTGTCGCGCAGCGCGCGGCGCAGCCGGCGCTCGAGGTTCATCCGCGCGCCCGCGCTCGCATTCATCTCCGGCTGATAGAACTGGAACGTGTTACGGCCCATGTCCTTCGCACGGTACATCGCGAGGTCGGCCTTCTTCATCAGCGTTTCGGCATCTTCGCCGTCCTGCGGGAAAAGGCTCGCGCCCATGCTGCAGCCCACATATAGCTCGGTGCCGTCGAGCCACACAGGCTCCGAGATGCTCGCGCGCACGCGCTCCATCCATGCGATCAGCGACTGCTCATCGGACGTATCGGACAGCACGACGACGAACTCGTCGCCGCCATGCCGCGCGACGGTATCGGTGGCGCGCGCGCAACGCGCGAGCCGGTCGGCCACCACAGCCAGCAGCCGGTCGCCGACGCTATGCCCGAGGCTATCGTTGACGTTCTTGAAGCCGTCGAGATCGATAAACACGACGGCCACGCCGTTCTGATGCCGTTGCGCGACGACCAGCGCATGCTGCAGCCGGTCGCGCAGCAGATTGCGGTTCGGCAGGCGCGTCAGGCCATCGTAGTTCGCCTGATATTCGAGTTGCTCCTGATAGCGGATCAGCGCGGTCACATCGTTGATCACGCCAATGTGATGCGTCGTTTCGCCATCGGGGTTCGGCACCGGCGCGATATACAGCTGATTCCAGAACAGCGCGCCGTCCTTGCGATAGTTGCGCAGCACCGCGCTCACTTCGCGGTTCGCCGCGAGCGCCTGACGGATCGCCGCGATGCCTTCCTGGTCGCGGTCGTCGCGCTGCAGGAGCCGGCAATCCTGGCCGATCACTTCGGCCGGGTCGTAGCCGGTGATCCGCTTGAACGCCGGGTTCACGTACTCGATCACATTGCCGCCCTCGGCCGGCCCCGTGATCAGAATCGCGTTCACGCTCGCATCGAGCGCGCGGCTTTGCAGCCGCAACGCGAGATCGGCGCGCTTGCGCTGCGTGATGTCCGTGTACGAGCCGAGCACGCCGATCACGCGGCCATCGCTGTCGGTGAACGGCAGCTTGCTCGTGATCGTCGTGCGGAATTCGCCGTCGACGATCATATCGAACTCGTAGTTCATCTTCGGCACACCCGACACGACCACTTCGGCGTCGTGCTTGCGCACGTCGTCGGCGAAATCGCGCCACGGCAGATCGTCGTCGGTCTTGCCGACCACCTGCTCCGGGTAAGCGAGGCCTGCATCGCGCGCAAACGCCATATTGCAGCCCAGATAGCGGGACTCGCGATCCTTCCAGAACACGCGCTGCGGGATATTGTCGATCACCGTCTCGAGCATCTGGTTCGAGCGCTGCGCTTCGGCTTCCGCGTTGATCTGATCGGTGACGTCGGCGGCGAGCACGAACATCGCCGAGCGGCTCGTGAATGTGAGCGGGTGATACGAAATGTCCGCGTTGATGATCGACCCGTCCTTGCGCCGGTGACGCCAGATGCCGGCCACCGTGCGGCCCGTGCGCGGTGCGGCTTCGCTGCGCTGCAGGTGCGTTTCGAGGCGTGTGATCTCGCTCGACGGGCGGATCGCGCGAATCGTCATCTCGAGGAATTCTTCTTCCGAATAGCCGTACTGATGAACCGCGGCCGCATTCACGGCGAGAAAGCGCAGCGACTCGCGATCGAAGATATACATCGGCACCGGATGCTCGTCGAACAGGCCGCGAAACCGCTCGTCGTGACGCTTCAGCGCGCGCGCGACGCGCAGCCGTTCGCGCTCCTTCGTTTCGCGCGAGCCGAACGTGTAGATCAGCAAGGCGCTGCCGGCCAGCATCGTGAAGACGAGCAGCAGCGTCGCGCGCTGCGTGTCGCGCGTCGATTCGGCAAGCCTGGTTTCGAGCGCGATGTCTTCGCGCCGACGCAGGGCGGAAAGGCCCGACTCGAGCCGGTCGACATCCATGCCGAGACGCGTGTACGCGGTCGCGGCCCATGCGCGTGAACTGGCTTCGCCGTTGCCCGGCGCATCGTTCTGCGCGCGGGACAGCGCCTCGGCGATGCTCTGCTTCAGCACGCCGCTATCGGCAGCGAGCGTGCCGAACATCGCGAGCATCGGCGGATCGTCGGCAAGCTGCGCGCGCAGCGTCTCTTCGAGCCGCGCCATCGATGTGCTCATCTTGCCGGCCGCGTTCGCCGGCACCGCGACGCCGGCTGTCTGATAGTGTCCGAGCAGCGCGAGGCTGTCTTCGATCTGCGTGCGATACGCATCGAGGTTTTGCCGGATGCCCGTCGAGCGGATCGTGCGCGCGTCGACGTCGCGCTGCGCGCAAATCTGCGTGTACGCGATAAACGCGTTCGCGCCGACCGCCGCCGTGACGATCGCGAGATTGATCAGGAGCCGCTTCGAGAGAATTGAATTCATGGGTTCCGAAGGTCGTTCGTCCTGCGGGCAGCGCGTCGGCCAAGATCGATCAGTTCATGCGTGCAGGCGGACGCTACGATACAGCACCGACGCCACGCATGATATGGCACCTTTCCGCGCCAACCCTTGGATAACGGCAACGTTCGAAACGGGTTGAGGGTGGATCAGCAAAAAAAGCAGAAAAAATGCGACGAATTCAGCGCGCGAGGCCGAATTCCTTCATCGCGGGCACGAAATCGTGATTCCCTTCCGGCTTGCGCGACAGTTTGGCGAGCACGTAACGCTTGAACGGCTCGAGTTGCGACCATTGGTCGGCGCTCGGCGCGGCGAGCTGTGCAACGTTTGCCTGATGCACGACGCCGTCCGGAACCGCGCCGGTATTGAGCCAGGCGGGGGCGTCTTCGGGCGTGAACCAGTCCGGCTCGACGTTCGCGTGCGTGCGCATCATTTCGAACAGCGCGTGGTCGAAATTCGGCTCGATCGCGGCGTCGTCTTCGACCGGAAAACGCGCGAGCAA from Paraburkholderia edwinii includes the following:
- a CDS encoding sensor domain-containing protein, translating into MNSILSKRLLINLAIVTAAVGANAFIAYTQICAQRDVDARTIRSTGIRQNLDAYRTQIEDSLALLGHYQTAGVAVPANAAGKMSTSMARLEETLRAQLADDPPMLAMFGTLAADSGVLKQSIAEALSRAQNDAPGNGEASSRAWAATAYTRLGMDVDRLESGLSALRRREDIALETRLAESTRDTQRATLLLVFTMLAGSALLIYTFGSRETKERERLRVARALKRHDERFRGLFDEHPVPMYIFDRESLRFLAVNAAAVHQYGYSEEEFLEMTIRAIRPSSEITRLETHLQRSEAAPRTGRTVAGIWRHRRKDGSIINADISYHPLTFTSRSAMFVLAADVTDQINAEAEAQRSNQMLETVIDNIPQRVFWKDRESRYLGCNMAFARDAGLAYPEQVVGKTDDDLPWRDFADDVRKHDAEVVVSGVPKMNYEFDMIVDGEFRTTITSKLPFTDSDGRVIGVLGSYTDITQRKRADLALRLQSRALDASVNAILITGPAEGGNVIEYVNPAFKRITGYDPAEVIGQDCRLLQRDDRDQEGIAAIRQALAANREVSAVLRNYRKDGALFWNQLYIAPVPNPDGETTHHIGVINDVTALIRYQEQLEYQANYDGLTRLPNRNLLRDRLQHALVVAQRHQNGVAVVFIDLDGFKNVNDSLGHSVGDRLLAVVADRLARCARATDTVARHGGDEFVVVLSDTSDEQSLIAWMERVRASISEPVWLDGTELYVGCSMGASLFPQDGEDAETLMKKADLAMYRAKDMGRNTFQFYQPEMNASAGARMNLERRLRRALRDNEFLLHYQPQVDINSGQIVGVEALVRWRDPEVGLVPPSSFIPVAEESGLIGPLSEWVLREACRQNKAWQDEGLPPARVSVNLSARHFQQRNVAKLVKQVLAETGLAPQYLELELTESTIMRNAEEAVTMLNELHALGIGLAIDDFGTGYSSLSYLKRFPVDRLKIDRSFVSDIGVSNDDETITSAIIALAHSLKMQVIAEGVETSAQLDFLKERACDEMQGFFFAKPLPRDAIPGMLQQGAGAAPVNA
- a CDS encoding nitrate reductase associated protein; amino-acid sequence: MGLNEAPLLFDFEVESSENLTFIPMCVRFNLDRFGLRISLSQWQMLPHEDRALLARFPVEDDAAIEPNFDHALFEMMRTHANVEPDWFTPEDAPAWLNTGAVPDGVVHQANVAQLAAPSADQWSQLEPFKRYVLAKLSRKPEGNHDFVPAMKEFGLAR